The Anolis carolinensis isolate JA03-04 chromosome 2, rAnoCar3.1.pri, whole genome shotgun sequence genome has a window encoding:
- the LOC100562136 gene encoding acetylserotonin O-methyltransferase, whose protein sequence is MDCTEEMVKILFQHQHGFIVTKIMSTACELGVFDLLLESGGFLSSAEIAERLGTSHMGMKRLLEACVGLKFLRMEWKDNEGVYGNTDLANLCLAKSSPKSQCRYIRFCSEFLYPSSQYLTKAVREGKHQVPFLFDTSEKDIYTNFCSSEERLQLFQNAMGDAWSLYGQEVISAFDLSSFHIVCDLGGGSDAFAKQYVSLYPNSTVTIFDLPEVVDKAKKHSVPSEKYRINFQSGDFLNDPIPEADLYVLARVLHSWGDEKCLALLTKLYKACKPGCGVLIVETILNEDRSGPLPAHIYSILMLLVLEGKERTKSEYNTLLGAAGFKDIQFRKGQVYAAIYGRK, encoded by the exons ATGGATTGTACAGAAGAAATGGTTAAAATCTTATTTCAgcatcaacatggatttatcgtTACGAAG ATTATGTCTACTGCTTGTGAGTTAGGAGTATTTGATCTGCTTTTGGAGTCAGGAGGCTTCCTCTCCTCAGCAGAAATCGCTGAACGCCTGGGCACCAGCCACATGGGAATGAAAAGGCTGCTGGAGGCCTGTGTGGGGTTAAAGTTTCTAAGGATGGAGTGGAAGGACAATGAAG GTGTTTATGGGAACACAGACCTTGCCAATCTCTGCCTTGCAAAATCAAGTCCAAAGTCCCAGTGTCGATACATACGATTTTGCTCTGAGTTTCTTTATCCAAGTTCGCAGTACTTGACAAAAGCTGTAAG GGAAGGAAAACACCAGGTTCCATTTCTATTTGACACTTCAGAAAAAGACATTTATACAAACTTTTGCAG TTCAGAGGAAAGGTTGCAATTATTCCAAAATGCCATGGGGGATGCCTGGAGCCTGTATGGTCAGGAGGTGATATCTGCATTTGACCTCTCTAGCTTCCACATTGTTTGTGATTTGGGAG gaggtaGTGATGCCTTTGCCAAACAGTATGTTTCATTATACCCAAATTCAACTGTGACTATTTTTGACTTGCCTGAAGTGGTGGACAAAGCAAAGAAGCATTCTGTGCCCTCAGAGAAATACCGAATAAATTTCCAGAGTG GGGATTTTTTAAATGATCCaattcctgaagctgatctgtatGTTTTGGCTAGAGTTCTCCATAGCTGGGGTGATGAGAAGTGTTTGGCTCTGCTGACTAAGCTATACAAGGCCTGTAAGCCTG GTTGTGGTGTATTAATAGTGGAGACAATTCTCAATGAAGACAGAAGTGGGCCTTTACCAGCCCACATCTACTCCATACTCATGTTACTTGTCTTAGAAGGAAAAGAGCGGACCAAATCCGAATACAATACACTCCTTGGTGCAGCTGGATTCAAGGATATTCAGTTCAGGAAAGGACAAGTCTATGCTGCTATTTatggaagaaaataa